From a single Sphingosinicellaceae bacterium genomic region:
- a CDS encoding type II toxin-antitoxin system PemK/MazF family toxin, translated as MPSTTSWTTPQPADVIHYRYLWRHEAERGEEDGRKDRPCLVLSADQRSGGLTVITVAITTRKYDPAHSVEIPPRVIRHLGLDDRSRIVWTDLNRFTWVGPDVGLLRGGTPYYGQVPGLLWDRVRVLVHNAAIAPVDRSV; from the coding sequence ATGCCCTCAACTACCTCATGGACGACGCCGCAACCGGCTGACGTCATCCACTACCGCTATTTGTGGCGGCATGAGGCGGAGCGTGGCGAGGAGGACGGACGCAAGGATCGGCCGTGTTTGGTGTTGAGCGCCGACCAGCGCAGCGGTGGGCTGACCGTCATCACGGTTGCGATCACGACGCGAAAATACGATCCCGCGCATTCCGTCGAAATTCCACCGCGTGTCATTCGACATCTCGGCCTCGACGACCGGTCCCGGATCGTCTGGACCGACCTCAACCGCTTTACGTGGGTCGGGCCTGATGTGGGGCTGCTCCGCGGCGGTACGCCCTACTACGGACAGGTGCCGGGGCTGCTGTGGGACAGGGTCAGGGTCCTCGTCCATAATGCCGCGATCGCACCGGTGGACAGGTCGGTCTGA
- a CDS encoding type II toxin-antitoxin system Phd/YefM family antitoxin, protein MAATLERVSSTDVSKRFGHFYDEAITHPIAVERNGTARVVMMPVAEYLRLAALDHVALTPQELSRNDIRALRDAKAPETAHALNYLMDDAATG, encoded by the coding sequence ATGGCAGCTACCTTGGAGAGGGTTTCCTCCACCGACGTTTCCAAGCGCTTCGGCCATTTTTACGACGAGGCCATCACGCACCCGATTGCAGTCGAGCGTAATGGAACGGCGCGCGTAGTCATGATGCCGGTCGCAGAATATCTGCGGCTGGCAGCGCTCGATCACGTCGCGCTGACACCCCAAGAACTAAGCCGCAACGACATCCGCGCCCTCCGGGACGCCAAGGCCCCGGAAACCGCGCATGCCCTCAACTACCTCATGGACGACGCCGCAACCGGCTGA
- a CDS encoding transketolase — protein MASSLRVTEPAGVSRELIATLDTLDARLRWLASWTIHNANHLREHPDGLKVGGHQASCASISTIMTALYFAALGPNDRVAVKPHAGPVLHAIQYLLGRQTVEQLKAFRAFGGMQSYPSRTKDRIDVDFSTGSVGLGVAVTAFASLVQDYLVAHGKLADADRGRMIALMGDAELDEGNIYECLIEAYKHDVRNCWWIVDYNRQSLDHTTADRMFDRFDDIFATCGWRVLTLKSGKLQKAAFAKQGGKALEAWIDACPNAEYAALTYQGGAAWRERLQKDLGQTVVELLAAHDDDALARLMTNLGGHCIATLLEAFAEAQDDTPTCFIAYTIKGYGLPFAGHKDNHAGLMNPGQIDGLRTSMGIPEGYEWDAYAGLGNNAAASVQAFVEASPLHAKVGDRAFEGIQIPYRLPVPDGVEQSTQAAFGRILLDISKAGGPLADHIVTTSPDVTVSTNLGAWVNQRGLFRRQDMADVFNIARIPSAQKWAGRPAGQHIELGIAENNLFLMLAAAGLSAPLFGTRLLPIGTVYDPFIARGLDALNYGCYQNARFLLVATPSGLTLGPEGGAHQSINSPLIGMGQPGLTYFEPAYADELALLMRWSFDHMQADDGGAVYLRLTTRSIAQVERADDRWETGALAGGYWLKPPAPGAEAAIVAMGALMPEALAAWEQLKDDLPGIGLLAVTSPDLLHRSWSAARAARWTGERAESHAAKLLAALSPTAGLVTVCDGAPGTLSWLGGVRGQRVSPLGVDRFGQTGNLGDLYREYRLDAAAIVDAAAELFL, from the coding sequence ATGGCCAGCTCCCTCCGTGTCACCGAACCCGCCGGCGTTTCACGCGAGCTGATCGCGACGCTCGACACCCTTGACGCGCGGCTGCGCTGGCTCGCGTCGTGGACGATCCACAACGCCAATCACCTGCGCGAGCATCCCGACGGCCTGAAGGTCGGCGGCCACCAGGCATCGTGCGCGTCGATCTCGACGATCATGACCGCGCTGTACTTCGCCGCGCTCGGGCCGAACGACCGGGTCGCGGTCAAGCCGCACGCGGGGCCGGTGCTGCACGCGATCCAGTACCTGCTCGGGCGGCAGACGGTGGAGCAGCTCAAAGCGTTCCGGGCGTTCGGCGGCATGCAGAGCTACCCGAGCCGCACCAAGGACCGCATCGACGTCGACTTCTCGACCGGCTCGGTCGGCCTCGGCGTCGCGGTCACCGCTTTCGCCAGCCTGGTGCAGGACTATCTGGTCGCCCACGGCAAGCTCGCGGACGCCGACCGCGGCCGGATGATCGCGCTGATGGGCGACGCCGAGCTCGACGAGGGCAACATCTACGAGTGCCTGATCGAGGCGTACAAGCACGACGTCCGCAACTGCTGGTGGATCGTCGACTACAACCGCCAGTCGCTCGACCACACCACCGCCGACCGCATGTTCGACCGCTTCGACGACATCTTCGCGACCTGCGGCTGGCGGGTGCTGACGCTGAAGTCGGGCAAGCTGCAGAAGGCGGCGTTCGCGAAGCAGGGCGGCAAGGCGCTCGAGGCGTGGATCGATGCCTGCCCGAACGCCGAGTACGCGGCGCTGACCTACCAGGGCGGCGCGGCGTGGCGCGAGCGGCTGCAGAAGGACCTCGGTCAGACCGTCGTCGAGTTGCTCGCGGCACACGACGATGATGCCCTCGCGCGCCTGATGACCAACCTCGGCGGGCATTGCATCGCGACTCTGCTGGAGGCGTTCGCGGAGGCGCAGGACGACACCCCGACGTGCTTCATCGCCTACACCATCAAGGGCTACGGCCTGCCGTTCGCGGGGCACAAGGACAACCACGCCGGGCTGATGAACCCGGGCCAGATCGACGGCCTCCGAACCTCGATGGGCATCCCCGAAGGGTACGAATGGGACGCTTATGCGGGGTTAGGCAACAACGCCGCGGCAAGCGTCCAGGCCTTCGTCGAGGCGTCGCCACTCCATGCCAAGGTCGGCGACCGGGCCTTTGAAGGTATCCAGATACCCTATCGCCTGCCGGTGCCCGACGGAGTCGAGCAGTCGACCCAGGCCGCCTTCGGGCGCATCCTGCTCGACATCTCCAAGGCTGGCGGGCCGCTGGCGGACCACATCGTCACGACCTCGCCCGACGTCACCGTGTCGACCAACCTCGGCGCGTGGGTCAACCAGCGCGGCCTGTTCCGCCGGCAGGACATGGCGGACGTGTTCAACATCGCGCGCATCCCGAGCGCCCAGAAGTGGGCCGGCCGTCCGGCGGGCCAGCACATCGAGCTGGGGATCGCCGAGAACAATTTGTTCCTTATGCTTGCCGCCGCGGGGCTCTCGGCGCCGCTGTTCGGGACGCGGCTGCTGCCCATCGGCACCGTCTACGACCCGTTCATCGCGCGCGGCCTCGATGCGCTCAACTACGGGTGTTACCAGAACGCGCGCTTCCTGCTGGTCGCGACGCCGAGCGGCCTGACCCTCGGGCCGGAGGGCGGCGCGCACCAATCGATCAACTCGCCCCTGATCGGCATGGGCCAGCCCGGCCTGACCTATTTCGAGCCCGCCTACGCCGACGAGCTGGCGCTGCTGATGCGCTGGAGCTTCGACCACATGCAGGCCGACGACGGCGGCGCGGTCTACCTCCGCCTGACCACGCGCAGCATCGCGCAGGTCGAGCGAGCCGATGACCGCTGGGAAACCGGGGCACTGGCCGGCGGCTACTGGCTCAAGCCCCCCGCCCCCGGCGCCGAGGCCGCGATCGTCGCGATGGGTGCGCTGATGCCCGAGGCGCTGGCCGCGTGGGAACAGCTCAAGGACGACCTGCCGGGCATCGGGCTGCTCGCGGTCACCTCCCCCGACCTCCTCCACCGCAGCTGGTCCGCCGCCCGCGCCGCGCGCTGGACCGGCGAGCGCGCCGAGAGCCACGCCGCGAAACTGCTCGCCGCGCTTAGCCCCACTGCCGGGCTGGTCACGGTCTGCGACGGCGCGCCGGGGACGCTGTCGTGGCTGGGGGGCGTGCGCGGGCAGCGGGTCTCGCCGCTCGGGGTCGACCGGTTCGGGCAGACGGGGAACCTGGGGGATTTGTACCGCGAGTACCGGCTGGATGCGGCGGCGATTGTCGATGCGGCGGCGGAGCTGTTCCTCTAA
- a CDS encoding alpha/beta hydrolase, whose translation MSAADTPAPTTPMFPGDRIETFPRISVEVTGSGPDVIFIHGWGSSREVWREAAERLRHRYRLHLVQIAGFAGEPSRDNASGPVLLPTAEAIDAYIRAAKLKSPAVVGHSSGGTIALWLSEMHPEDIGKVLLVDAIPSQNLAALNPDQSVEMARAKAGSMRRQISQTDYRDVWIHAKLRARMQWLTTSDKSEEIIDWMAAGDRLVNAQAYYDLGMLDLRPGLDGIQVPVTLMYPVDRSLPSGMVPDEALYRAAYASVPHMRFVRIDSSRHYIMYDQPKVFDAQLRRFLRS comes from the coding sequence GTGAGCGCCGCCGATACGCCGGCACCGACGACCCCGATGTTCCCGGGGGATCGGATCGAGACCTTCCCGCGGATCAGCGTCGAGGTGACCGGCTCGGGTCCGGACGTGATCTTCATTCACGGCTGGGGCAGTTCGCGCGAAGTCTGGCGCGAGGCTGCGGAGCGCCTACGCCATCGATACCGCCTTCATCTCGTGCAGATTGCCGGGTTTGCCGGTGAGCCGTCGCGGGACAACGCGTCCGGCCCGGTGTTGCTGCCCACTGCCGAGGCGATCGATGCGTATATCCGTGCGGCGAAACTGAAGTCCCCCGCCGTCGTGGGCCATTCGTCGGGCGGCACGATCGCGCTCTGGCTTAGCGAGATGCACCCCGAGGATATCGGCAAGGTGTTGCTCGTCGACGCGATCCCGTCCCAGAATCTGGCCGCGCTCAACCCCGACCAGAGCGTCGAGATGGCACGCGCCAAGGCGGGCTCGATGCGGCGCCAGATCAGCCAGACCGACTACCGGGACGTGTGGATCCACGCGAAACTGCGCGCCCGCATGCAGTGGCTGACGACCTCCGATAAGAGCGAGGAAATCATCGACTGGATGGCGGCCGGCGACCGGTTGGTGAATGCCCAGGCGTACTATGACCTCGGTATGCTCGACCTGCGGCCCGGGCTCGACGGCATTCAGGTTCCGGTGACGCTCATGTATCCGGTCGATCGCTCGCTCCCGAGCGGCATGGTGCCGGACGAGGCACTGTACCGCGCCGCCTATGCGTCGGTGCCGCACATGCGGTTCGTGCGGATCGATAGTTCCCGCCATTATATCATGTACGACCAGCCGAAGGTGTTCGACGCCCAGCTCAGGCGGTTCCTGCGCTCTTAG
- a CDS encoding oligosaccharide flippase family protein — protein sequence MAVRSSFVWMAFGQASYFGLQFVGSIVVARLLGPYDMGVFAIAMAVIGMIGVVQMVGLNTFLIREPVLTPEIIATAATVNLAISALMAVVIGGLGLAGDALFAEPGVRSLLLLLAVVPLIGQFAFVPNALLERDGAFKTIATIKAASTAFGMALTIILALKGFRYMSLGYSQVATALLTNIAINIIARQHVSFRLSLAHWSAMSRFGGQIFAVSGLTRVASRLMELVLGRTLGVAALGLYSRASSNHAMVWDSIHGVVARVVFADFSRCQRENIPLGDRYLKVLELMTGILWPLFAGVAILAGPAVQLIYGRDWSGAAVPLSLLCIASMVLVSTTMSWEVFVVRGETGRQARFEFIRTIFGTTIFVAACFHSLAAAAATRIADALFAQYLYRPHLERMTGTKRSQFGAVYLRSGIAAVAAVAPALGLMIFWRFSVTVPIVPLGVAVAAGGLAWLLAMRSTDHVIYHEMRTALRRLRGSAAPAT from the coding sequence ATGGCAGTCCGCTCCTCCTTCGTCTGGATGGCCTTTGGCCAGGCGAGCTATTTCGGGCTGCAGTTCGTCGGCTCGATCGTCGTCGCGCGCCTGCTCGGCCCGTACGACATGGGCGTTTTCGCGATCGCCATGGCGGTCATCGGCATGATCGGCGTCGTCCAGATGGTCGGCCTCAACACCTTCCTGATCCGGGAACCGGTCCTGACCCCGGAGATCATCGCGACCGCCGCCACCGTGAACCTCGCGATCTCCGCGCTGATGGCGGTCGTGATCGGCGGGCTGGGGCTGGCCGGCGACGCGTTGTTCGCCGAACCTGGGGTGCGGAGTTTGTTGCTTCTGCTCGCCGTGGTCCCGCTCATCGGGCAGTTCGCGTTCGTTCCCAACGCCCTTCTGGAGCGCGACGGAGCTTTCAAGACCATCGCTACGATCAAGGCTGCGTCGACGGCGTTCGGAATGGCCCTGACGATCATCCTCGCGCTCAAGGGCTTTCGATACATGAGCCTCGGGTACAGCCAGGTCGCGACCGCGCTGCTGACCAATATCGCGATCAACATCATTGCGAGGCAGCACGTCAGCTTCCGCCTGTCGCTCGCCCATTGGTCGGCGATGTCCCGCTTCGGCGGACAGATATTCGCCGTCTCGGGCCTCACCCGGGTTGCGTCGCGCCTTATGGAACTGGTGCTCGGGCGCACCCTCGGGGTCGCGGCCCTCGGACTGTATTCGCGCGCCTCCAGCAACCACGCAATGGTCTGGGACAGCATCCACGGAGTCGTCGCCCGCGTCGTCTTTGCCGACTTTTCGCGCTGCCAACGTGAGAATATCCCGCTTGGCGACCGTTATCTCAAGGTCCTGGAGCTGATGACCGGCATCCTCTGGCCGCTGTTCGCCGGGGTGGCGATCCTCGCCGGCCCAGCCGTGCAGCTGATTTACGGCCGTGACTGGAGCGGCGCTGCCGTGCCGTTGTCGCTGCTGTGCATCGCCAGCATGGTCCTCGTCTCGACGACGATGAGCTGGGAAGTCTTCGTGGTGCGGGGCGAGACCGGACGCCAGGCTCGCTTCGAGTTCATTCGCACGATCTTCGGCACCACCATCTTCGTCGCGGCGTGCTTCCATAGTCTTGCCGCTGCTGCTGCGACCCGGATCGCCGACGCGCTGTTCGCGCAATATCTGTATCGCCCTCATCTTGAGCGGATGACCGGCACCAAGCGCTCGCAATTCGGCGCGGTCTATCTGCGCAGCGGCATCGCGGCGGTCGCGGCGGTCGCGCCGGCGCTCGGACTGATGATCTTCTGGCGGTTTTCTGTGACGGTCCCCATCGTGCCGCTCGGAGTTGCGGTCGCTGCCGGGGGACTGGCGTGGCTGCTGGCGATGCGCAGCACCGACCACGTCATCTATCACGAGATGCGAACTGCGCTGCGCCGGTTGCGCGGTTCCGCGGCCCCTGCCACCTGA
- a CDS encoding acyltransferase: protein MKRQRSASFNPSIHGARGLFALMVFVFHVANSGLAGFLPADAPLTLYLLGSFQFGVELFFGISGYVILGALARAPSMRSFAWDRATRIFPLLWTTILAITAISIVTHYWLPSLGEWLLNLLAPPPFIHVGQVNPAAWSLGYEITFYALCTVFWWLRSRGQTWWKPVAVVTGVVLLALFPRGALFPAGLAIAAGLPRTPFIRRLAGWPLPMLLACLLCWRLIELANGGDMMTVTPLDMPFTDWLATAPLLVGSALLGGMALLGIAMGKGLLSATLRTAPLQWLGTISYSFYLWHPVVMAPVKYLLKLSGMAAAAGPAAQLVFAVVALPIALLVAHYSQRWIEVQLTRWLRRHGPSEGKGHAPVTASPYPTASTR from the coding sequence GTGAAACGGCAGCGGAGCGCGTCTTTTAATCCATCGATCCACGGCGCTCGCGGCCTGTTCGCGCTGATGGTGTTCGTGTTCCATGTCGCGAACTCGGGCCTGGCGGGCTTCCTCCCCGCCGATGCCCCGCTGACGCTGTATCTGCTCGGCTCCTTCCAGTTCGGCGTGGAGCTGTTTTTCGGGATCAGCGGGTACGTCATCCTCGGCGCGCTGGCGCGGGCTCCGTCGATGCGATCGTTCGCGTGGGACCGCGCGACTCGGATCTTTCCGTTACTGTGGACGACGATCCTGGCGATCACCGCAATCAGCATCGTGACCCATTATTGGTTGCCGTCGCTCGGCGAATGGCTGCTCAACTTGCTTGCGCCGCCACCCTTCATCCATGTCGGACAGGTCAATCCAGCGGCCTGGTCGCTGGGCTATGAAATCACCTTCTACGCGCTGTGCACGGTCTTCTGGTGGTTACGGTCGCGAGGCCAGACCTGGTGGAAGCCGGTCGCGGTGGTGACCGGGGTCGTTCTGCTGGCGCTATTCCCGCGTGGAGCATTGTTTCCGGCCGGACTGGCGATCGCCGCCGGGCTGCCGCGTACGCCGTTCATCCGGCGCCTGGCGGGATGGCCGCTACCGATGCTCCTCGCCTGCCTGCTGTGCTGGCGTCTGATCGAGCTGGCGAACGGCGGCGACATGATGACGGTGACGCCGCTCGACATGCCGTTCACCGACTGGCTGGCGACCGCGCCGTTGCTCGTCGGTTCGGCACTCCTGGGCGGCATGGCGCTCCTCGGGATCGCGATGGGCAAGGGTCTGCTCAGCGCGACCCTGCGCACCGCGCCGCTACAGTGGCTCGGTACGATCAGCTACAGCTTCTACCTCTGGCACCCCGTGGTGATGGCTCCGGTCAAGTATCTGCTTAAGCTGAGCGGCATGGCGGCGGCCGCAGGCCCGGCTGCCCAGTTGGTGTTCGCGGTCGTCGCGCTGCCGATCGCGTTACTGGTGGCGCACTACAGCCAGCGCTGGATCGAGGTGCAGCTGACCCGCTGGCTTCGACGGCACGGGCCGAGCGAGGGCAAAGGGCATGCGCCCGTCACCGCGAGCCCCTATCCGACGGCGAGCACCCGGTGA
- a CDS encoding polysaccharide biosynthesis tyrosine autokinase: MNEQLPVAAGQRINLPAERPRQSTELAPVGDRIRHGVAALRRRWVWFALVFVTVLGAVTVYTYMRTTEFTAATTVLVNSRILNVTAKADNVIPDASDEDRAVDSEIQVLQSNDVIRRAVAALKAGPMPRIEEALTQLPPASAPAAVLETVRGHTRIERPGNTNVIQVSYTATDPLVAASVANELVRQYILSKGDVRLDAARSADAGLRKELDALRGRLQTAEQEVADYRRNHNLLSADGVTLTERDQSLFRQQEAASETALAEERARYTTARSQLARGSSGDDVGEALNSSVVGGLRGQRATASAQLAQLEARYQPDHPSVIKARQEVADLDAAIKTEIGRVVSNLGARVQVAQQRAGVASSILGEARGALATNAGASVRLAELERRADALRTNYAGLLARQTVLASQAVVADVDARLLSSALVPKQPSAPNRKLNLALGTLLALLLASAVVALLQLFDQRLVSSHDVEVRVGLPHLVNMPSIASIARRSERAIAPVDFVIDRPMSMIAESMRSLLLSIERNSRGGGPRIVGIASARPGEGKSTLAVCLARVAAISGRRTLLIDGDIRRPRVAAMLGLTPKVGLVDVLSGEWPLKDAVLQDERSGAWVLPTMARPYQHAQINSEEALRSLMSRLVEFFDLVIIDTAPSMMAVESRLLMSHVEQTILAVRWRNTRISAVRNALQRLRSIGVDPVGVVMTQVDMKAIAAYAIDDVDHEYRRWEGFYA, translated from the coding sequence GTGAACGAGCAGCTCCCAGTAGCGGCCGGGCAGAGGATCAACCTCCCCGCCGAGCGGCCCCGCCAATCGACCGAATTGGCGCCTGTCGGCGACCGCATCCGCCACGGCGTCGCGGCCCTGCGGCGACGCTGGGTGTGGTTCGCGCTGGTGTTCGTGACGGTGCTCGGCGCGGTCACAGTCTACACCTACATGCGGACGACCGAGTTCACCGCAGCCACGACGGTGCTGGTCAACTCGCGCATCCTGAACGTCACCGCGAAGGCCGACAACGTCATTCCCGATGCCAGCGACGAAGACCGCGCGGTCGACAGCGAGATCCAGGTGTTGCAGTCCAACGACGTCATCCGGCGCGCTGTCGCAGCGTTGAAGGCCGGCCCGATGCCACGGATCGAGGAGGCGCTCACCCAGCTTCCGCCCGCCAGCGCACCGGCTGCTGTCCTCGAGACGGTCCGTGGTCACACCCGGATCGAGCGGCCGGGCAACACCAACGTCATCCAAGTCAGCTACACTGCGACCGATCCCCTCGTCGCCGCCAGCGTCGCGAACGAACTGGTCCGCCAGTATATCCTCTCGAAGGGCGATGTAAGGCTCGATGCAGCGCGCTCGGCCGACGCCGGGCTTCGCAAGGAACTCGACGCGCTGCGTGGCCGCCTCCAGACTGCTGAACAGGAAGTCGCCGATTACCGGCGCAACCACAATCTGCTCAGCGCCGATGGCGTTACCCTCACCGAGCGCGACCAGTCGCTGTTCCGCCAGCAGGAGGCCGCTTCGGAAACTGCCCTCGCGGAGGAACGCGCCCGCTATACGACGGCGCGTTCACAGCTGGCACGGGGCTCGAGCGGCGACGATGTCGGCGAGGCGCTGAACTCTTCGGTCGTCGGGGGATTGCGCGGCCAGCGCGCCACCGCGAGCGCGCAGCTGGCGCAGCTCGAGGCGCGCTACCAGCCCGACCACCCGAGCGTCATAAAGGCCCGCCAGGAGGTCGCCGACCTCGATGCCGCGATCAAGACCGAGATCGGGCGGGTCGTCTCCAACCTTGGCGCCCGGGTACAGGTCGCGCAGCAGCGGGCGGGCGTTGCCAGCAGTATCCTCGGCGAGGCGCGCGGCGCCCTCGCCACCAACGCCGGTGCGTCGGTACGGCTCGCCGAACTCGAACGCCGGGCGGACGCGTTGCGGACCAACTACGCCGGGTTGCTGGCCCGTCAGACCGTTCTCGCCAGCCAGGCAGTGGTCGCGGACGTCGACGCGCGGCTGCTGTCTTCGGCGCTGGTACCGAAACAGCCGAGCGCCCCGAACCGCAAGCTCAACCTCGCCCTCGGCACCTTGCTGGCGCTGCTGCTGGCCAGTGCGGTCGTCGCGCTGCTGCAGCTGTTCGACCAGCGGTTGGTGTCGTCGCACGATGTCGAGGTGCGGGTGGGCCTGCCCCATCTCGTCAACATGCCCTCGATCGCATCGATTGCGAGGCGCAGCGAACGCGCGATCGCGCCGGTCGATTTCGTCATCGACCGCCCGATGTCGATGATCGCCGAGTCGATGCGGAGCTTGCTGCTGTCGATCGAGCGCAACTCGCGGGGCGGCGGGCCACGCATCGTCGGCATCGCCTCGGCGCGACCGGGCGAGGGCAAGAGCACACTCGCTGTCTGCCTGGCGCGCGTCGCCGCGATCAGCGGTCGCCGGACCCTGCTCATCGACGGCGATATCCGTCGTCCGCGGGTCGCGGCGATGCTCGGCCTGACCCCGAAGGTTGGACTGGTCGACGTGCTGTCGGGCGAGTGGCCGCTCAAGGACGCGGTGCTTCAGGATGAGCGCAGCGGTGCCTGGGTCCTGCCGACGATGGCGCGGCCTTACCAGCACGCCCAGATCAACTCCGAGGAAGCCTTGCGCTCGTTGATGTCGCGGCTGGTGGAGTTCTTCGACCTGGTCATCATCGACACCGCGCCGTCGATGATGGCGGTCGAGTCGCGGCTGCTGATGAGCCATGTCGAGCAGACGATCCTCGCGGTGCGCTGGCGGAATACCCGGATTTCCGCCGTCCGCAATGCTCTCCAGAGGTTACGGTCGATCGGCGTCGATCCCGTCGGTGTCGTCATGACCCAGGTCGATATGAAGGCTATTGCCGCTTACGCTATCGACGACGTCGACCATGAATATCGCCGCTGGGAAGGTTTCTACGCGTGA
- a CDS encoding outer membrane beta-barrel protein, which produces MRGMPRGGTFAPSLAALASALLTSAVLTSTASAQVLPPDDTLVNFRRFTAVRERRIEGYDAVGVPVGSFTLSPSINATAQYTDNIFAAKDDKVGDALARIEPSALLQSNWSQRSLTLSANGRLDRYADHSSENVSAINASAYGVQQFGDSTRLRLIGRYVNDRESREAQTAFALTQRPVNYQTMEGALGLSQRFAQFLVNGEAGYTRYQYQDARLMDGTPLDESFRNQDTFRLRVRAEIAQSPSLAYFVEASRVSTSYDARDTNSGNARGSTTYQVLGGSRFELPFGARGEIGLGYVNGEFKGAQYRNFSGLAISSKVLLFPSDLTTVTVAARRSVSDAGTLNSTGYIATVGSVQVDHELLRNLILGAGIQYEHDTFNGVDRRDGRFGASASAEYRLNRSLSVRADYDFIDLSSRGAESYRSFSRNRASIGIRYRV; this is translated from the coding sequence ATGCGCGGCATGCCGCGCGGCGGCACCTTTGCGCCGTCGCTCGCGGCGTTGGCGTCGGCGCTGCTGACGTCGGCAGTCTTGACTTCGACGGCGAGCGCCCAAGTCCTGCCGCCCGACGATACGCTGGTGAACTTCCGGCGCTTTACCGCGGTACGCGAGCGGCGCATCGAGGGCTACGATGCCGTTGGTGTTCCCGTCGGCTCCTTCACATTATCGCCCTCGATCAACGCAACGGCCCAGTACACCGACAACATCTTCGCCGCGAAGGACGACAAGGTCGGCGATGCGCTGGCGCGCATCGAACCTTCGGCGCTGCTGCAATCGAACTGGAGCCAGCGTTCGCTGACGCTGTCCGCGAACGGCCGGCTCGACCGCTATGCCGACCACAGTTCGGAGAACGTCAGCGCGATCAACGCGTCAGCCTACGGGGTCCAGCAGTTCGGCGACAGCACGCGCCTCCGCCTCATCGGCCGCTACGTCAACGACCGCGAATCACGCGAGGCCCAGACGGCGTTCGCGCTCACCCAGCGCCCGGTCAATTACCAGACGATGGAAGGGGCTCTCGGCCTGTCGCAGCGGTTCGCGCAGTTCCTGGTCAACGGCGAGGCCGGCTACACCCGCTACCAGTATCAAGATGCCCGGCTGATGGACGGCACGCCGCTCGACGAAAGCTTCCGCAACCAGGACACGTTCCGACTCCGCGTTCGTGCCGAGATCGCGCAATCGCCGTCGCTGGCCTATTTCGTGGAGGCCAGTCGGGTGTCGACGAGCTATGATGCGCGCGATACCAACAGCGGCAATGCGCGCGGCTCGACGACGTACCAGGTCCTTGGTGGCTCGCGCTTCGAACTACCCTTTGGGGCGCGCGGCGAAATCGGCCTCGGCTATGTCAACGGAGAATTCAAGGGCGCCCAATACCGCAACTTCTCCGGCCTCGCGATATCGTCGAAAGTCTTGCTGTTCCCGAGCGACCTGACGACGGTCACGGTCGCCGCACGGCGCAGCGTCAGTGATGCCGGCACTTTGAATTCGACGGGTTATATCGCGACCGTCGGCAGCGTGCAGGTCGACCACGAGCTGCTTCGCAACCTGATCCTGGGTGCCGGGATCCAGTACGAGCACGACACCTTCAACGGCGTCGACCGGCGTGACGGCCGCTTCGGCGCCTCCGCAAGCGCTGAGTATCGGCTCAACCGTTCCTTGTCGGTGCGTGCCGACTATGATTTCATCGATTTGTCCTCACGCGGTGCCGAGAGCTATCGGTCTTTCAGTCGTAACCGTGCGAGCATAGGCATCAGGTACAGGGTTTGA
- a CDS encoding polysaccharide export protein, giving the protein MKQVTWALVALALACSGCASDPVESTNTVAVVPIYHLAPDDRLKITVYGEPDLTGEFLVGSDGNVSFPLIGMIQANGLTLAELQAAISQVLATRYLKDPKVTADVIGYRPFYVLGEVNRAGQYPYRSGLTVNAAVATAGGFTYRANHRAVAIQRYGTTGEQRYRLTADLQVGPGDTIRVLERFF; this is encoded by the coding sequence ATGAAGCAGGTCACATGGGCGCTCGTCGCTCTCGCGCTGGCCTGCTCGGGCTGCGCATCCGATCCGGTCGAGTCGACCAACACCGTCGCGGTCGTCCCGATCTACCACCTCGCGCCCGACGACCGCCTCAAGATCACGGTCTACGGCGAGCCCGACCTGACCGGCGAATTCCTGGTCGGCAGCGACGGCAACGTCTCGTTCCCGCTGATCGGCATGATCCAGGCCAATGGCCTGACGCTGGCGGAACTGCAGGCCGCAATTAGCCAGGTGCTGGCAACGCGCTACCTGAAAGACCCGAAGGTCACGGCCGACGTCATCGGTTATCGTCCGTTCTACGTACTAGGTGAGGTGAACAGGGCTGGCCAATATCCGTATCGCTCCGGCCTGACGGTCAATGCCGCGGTTGCGACCGCGGGCGGCTTCACCTACCGCGCCAATCACCGCGCCGTCGCCATCCAGCGCTACGGTACCACCGGCGAGCAGCGCTACCGCCTGACCGCCGACCTGCAGGTCGGCCCCGGCGACACCATCCGGGTTCTTGAGAGGTTTTTCTGA